A stretch of the Oncorhynchus mykiss isolate Arlee chromosome 23, USDA_OmykA_1.1, whole genome shotgun sequence genome encodes the following:
- the LOC110502877 gene encoding 28 kDa heat- and acid-stable phosphoprotein isoform X3: MKAQRELEANGGVEKEEEKSSGSDDSSSEEEDINKKKSGVEGLIEIENPNRISQKSKKVTELDVNAPKELSRREREEIEKQKAKERYMKLHLEGKTDQARADLARLAIIKKQREDAQKKRDGLKKEKEAEDSKSKR; encoded by the exons ATGAAAGCACAGAGAGAGCTG gaggCGAATGGCGgggtagagaaggaggaggagaagtcaTCAGGATCTGACGACAGCAGCAGTGAAGAGGAGGACATT AACAAGAAGAAGAGTGGAGTGGAGGGATTGATCGAGATTGAGAATCCCAACCGCATATCGCAGAAAAGTAAGAAGGTGACCGAGCTAGATGTCAACGCACCCAAAGAGCTGTCACGCAGAGAGAG GGAGGAGATTGAGAAGCAGAAGGCAAAGGAGCGCTACATGAAGCTGCACCTGGAGGGGAAGACGGACCAGGCACGGGCTGACCTTGCCAGGCTGGCCATCATCAAGAAGCAGAGAGAGGACGCACAAAAGAAGAGGGACGGCCTCAAAAAAG AAAAAGAAGCTGAAGACTCCAAGTCTAAGCGTTAG
- the LOC110502877 gene encoding 28 kDa heat- and acid-stable phosphoprotein isoform X1, whose protein sequence is MPRGGKKGHKGRGKQFSNPEEIDRQMKAQRELEANGGVEKEEEKSSGSDDSSSEEEDINKKKSGVEGLIEIENPNRISQKSKKVTELDVNAPKELSRREREEIEKQKAKERYMKLHLEGKTDQARADLARLAIIKKQREDAQKKRDGLKKEKEAEDSKSKR, encoded by the exons ATGCCAAGAGGCG GTAAAAAAGGTCACAAGGGTCGGGGAAAGCAGTTCAGCAATCCAGAAGAGATCGACAGACAGATGAAAGCACAGAGAGAGCTG gaggCGAATGGCGgggtagagaaggaggaggagaagtcaTCAGGATCTGACGACAGCAGCAGTGAAGAGGAGGACATT AACAAGAAGAAGAGTGGAGTGGAGGGATTGATCGAGATTGAGAATCCCAACCGCATATCGCAGAAAAGTAAGAAGGTGACCGAGCTAGATGTCAACGCACCCAAAGAGCTGTCACGCAGAGAGAG GGAGGAGATTGAGAAGCAGAAGGCAAAGGAGCGCTACATGAAGCTGCACCTGGAGGGGAAGACGGACCAGGCACGGGCTGACCTTGCCAGGCTGGCCATCATCAAGAAGCAGAGAGAGGACGCACAAAAGAAGAGGGACGGCCTCAAAAAAG AAAAAGAAGCTGAAGACTCCAAGTCTAAGCGTTAG
- the LOC110502877 gene encoding 28 kDa heat- and acid-stable phosphoprotein isoform X2: MPRGGKKGHKGRGKQFSNPEEIDRQMKAQRELEANGGVEKEEEKSSGSDDSSSEEEDINKKKSGVEGLIEIENPNRISQKSKKVTELDVNAPKELSRREREEIEKQKAKERYMKLHLEGKTDQARADLARLAIIKKQREDAQKKRDGLKKEAEDSKSKR, from the exons ATGCCAAGAGGCG GTAAAAAAGGTCACAAGGGTCGGGGAAAGCAGTTCAGCAATCCAGAAGAGATCGACAGACAGATGAAAGCACAGAGAGAGCTG gaggCGAATGGCGgggtagagaaggaggaggagaagtcaTCAGGATCTGACGACAGCAGCAGTGAAGAGGAGGACATT AACAAGAAGAAGAGTGGAGTGGAGGGATTGATCGAGATTGAGAATCCCAACCGCATATCGCAGAAAAGTAAGAAGGTGACCGAGCTAGATGTCAACGCACCCAAAGAGCTGTCACGCAGAGAGAG GGAGGAGATTGAGAAGCAGAAGGCAAAGGAGCGCTACATGAAGCTGCACCTGGAGGGGAAGACGGACCAGGCACGGGCTGACCTTGCCAGGCTGGCCATCATCAAGAAGCAGAGAGAGGACGCACAAAAGAAGAGGGACGGCCTCAAAAAAG AAGCTGAAGACTCCAAGTCTAAGCGTTAG